The following proteins are co-located in the Agromyces laixinhei genome:
- a CDS encoding DUF4239 domain-containing protein, whose protein sequence is MLDWFYNTSILITLPLFVGGFVVVSCLIVLALHPAVHRLVTDVKEWDRALAHVIGTFGVFFGILLALVAVSVYEDFSDTRQATIEEAGQVGALYRATTGLPDEYGDPMREVLDEYMHSVIEIDFPDQAAGRLPGASDEQIDEFEQLLHSVETDSLADQAEFGQALATFDDLVESRRARIDATALALPPLFWLVIWVGAAVNAVLIAFVQVKNTRLHMLVAGLLALFVGLVIFLTADMDHPYAGVISIDPGAYERVLEQIIDVTPSR, encoded by the coding sequence ATGCTGGACTGGTTCTACAACACGAGCATCCTGATCACGCTGCCGTTGTTCGTGGGCGGCTTCGTGGTGGTCTCCTGCCTGATCGTGCTCGCACTCCACCCGGCCGTGCACCGGCTCGTCACCGATGTCAAGGAGTGGGATCGCGCCCTCGCCCACGTCATCGGAACCTTCGGCGTGTTCTTCGGCATCCTGCTCGCGCTCGTGGCGGTGTCGGTCTACGAGGACTTCTCGGACACGCGCCAGGCCACGATCGAAGAGGCGGGCCAGGTCGGCGCGCTCTACCGTGCCACCACCGGCCTGCCCGACGAATACGGCGACCCGATGCGAGAGGTGCTCGACGAGTACATGCACTCGGTCATCGAGATCGACTTCCCCGACCAGGCGGCGGGCAGGCTCCCCGGCGCCAGCGACGAACAGATCGACGAGTTCGAGCAGCTCCTGCACTCCGTCGAGACCGACAGTCTCGCTGATCAGGCCGAGTTCGGGCAGGCGCTCGCCACCTTCGACGACCTCGTCGAGTCGCGGCGGGCGCGCATCGATGCCACCGCCCTGGCCCTGCCGCCGCTCTTCTGGCTCGTCATCTGGGTCGGCGCCGCCGTCAACGCGGTGCTGATCGCGTTCGTCCAGGTGAAGAACACGCGACTGCACATGCTCGTCGCCGGGCTGCTCGCGCTCTTCGTCGGCCTCGTCATCTTTCTCACGGCCGACATGGACCATCCCTACGCGGGGGTGATCTCGATCGACCCCGGAGCATACGAGCGGGTGCTCGAACAGATCATCGACGTCACACCATCGCGGTGA
- a CDS encoding histidine phosphatase family protein, whose translation MLIALIRHGQTDWNLAARMQGRTDIPLNDTGREQARIAASALERETWDVVVSSPLGRARETAEIIAGALGLPFGGSYDELTEQNFGAAEGAFAGELDTHWPDRDFAGMESNAEVGPRGIRGLDRIAREHEGARVLAVAHGMLIRHTLATISGHEMRHYPKLENATSSLVRFTDAAWRVHTVGGVDFDEVLIGLDERAAELRLAS comes from the coding sequence ATGCTGATCGCCCTCATCCGCCACGGACAGACCGACTGGAACCTCGCGGCGCGCATGCAGGGTCGCACCGATATTCCGCTGAACGACACCGGTCGCGAGCAGGCGCGCATCGCGGCATCCGCGCTCGAGCGTGAAACGTGGGACGTGGTCGTCAGCTCACCTCTCGGCCGGGCGCGCGAGACGGCCGAGATCATCGCCGGGGCGCTCGGGCTGCCGTTCGGCGGCAGCTACGACGAACTCACCGAGCAGAACTTCGGCGCAGCCGAGGGCGCGTTCGCCGGAGAGCTCGACACGCACTGGCCGGATCGCGACTTCGCCGGCATGGAGTCCAACGCGGAAGTGGGGCCCCGCGGCATCCGCGGTCTCGATCGCATCGCCCGAGAGCACGAAGGCGCCCGCGTGCTCGCGGTCGCGCACGGCATGCTCATCCGGCACACGCTCGCGACCATCAGCGGCCACGAGATGCGGCACTACCCGAAGCTCGAGAACGCCACGTCATCGCTCGTGCGGTTCACGGATGCCGCGTGGCGCGTGCACACCGTGGGCGGGGTCGACTTCGACGAAGTGCTGATCGGCCTCGACGAGCGCGCTGCGGAGCTGCGACTCGCGAGCTGA
- a CDS encoding sensor histidine kinase — MRIMSGNPQPSDEATPGEQAARTLSAMVRSMQAGQHLITALLLIIGAGRALADGTQVALILVSSLAFAGWYLGGAILASRTRDRALGAWWLVGLAVIWVGTVAASVEFVWLAFSLWLLAGHLLRWRWAVVFSVVVFAVVAATPLVHTGTTSYANLIGPLVGGVFALGISRGYVELIRDARERQRLVASLVQAQAEMADLHEELAHTQRESGAMGERTRLSRDIHDTIAQGLSSVTLLVHAELENHPESESARVLRQIESIAGDSLNDVRRIVAALAPGELEAGALAGALRRMLDRLAEETGLQAELHVDDGFPALPTAAEVALLRTAQSALANVRLHAGAKRVVVSLADVEDAIRLDIVDDGRGFDAGVWDTGSNRVELGGYGLHSMRARLRELGGGLDVESAPGEGTALSAHVPLGRTMEER; from the coding sequence ATGAGGATCATGTCAGGGAACCCGCAACCGTCGGATGAGGCGACCCCCGGCGAGCAGGCGGCGCGGACCTTGAGCGCGATGGTCCGGTCGATGCAGGCCGGACAGCACCTGATCACCGCCCTGCTCCTCATCATCGGGGCCGGCCGCGCCCTCGCCGACGGCACGCAGGTGGCACTGATCCTCGTCTCGAGCCTGGCGTTCGCGGGGTGGTACCTCGGCGGCGCCATCCTCGCGAGCCGGACCCGTGATCGGGCGCTGGGTGCGTGGTGGCTCGTCGGCCTCGCCGTGATCTGGGTCGGCACGGTGGCGGCGTCGGTCGAATTCGTGTGGCTGGCGTTCTCGCTCTGGCTCCTCGCCGGCCATCTCCTCCGGTGGCGCTGGGCGGTGGTGTTCTCGGTCGTGGTGTTCGCCGTGGTCGCGGCGACACCGCTCGTGCACACCGGAACGACGAGCTACGCCAACCTCATCGGCCCGCTCGTCGGCGGGGTGTTCGCGCTCGGGATCTCGCGCGGCTACGTCGAGCTCATCCGGGACGCCAGGGAGCGTCAGCGGCTCGTGGCCTCTCTCGTGCAGGCCCAAGCGGAAATGGCGGATCTGCATGAGGAGCTTGCACACACCCAGCGCGAATCCGGAGCGATGGGCGAACGAACCCGTCTCTCCCGAGACATCCACGACACGATCGCGCAGGGGCTCTCCTCGGTCACGCTGCTCGTTCACGCCGAACTCGAGAACCATCCCGAGAGCGAATCGGCCCGGGTGCTCCGTCAGATCGAATCGATCGCCGGCGACAGCCTCAACGACGTTCGTCGGATCGTCGCCGCGCTGGCCCCCGGCGAGCTCGAAGCGGGCGCTCTCGCCGGCGCCCTGCGGCGCATGCTCGACCGGCTCGCAGAAGAGACGGGGCTTCAGGCCGAACTCCATGTCGACGACGGATTCCCTGCCCTGCCCACGGCCGCGGAGGTGGCACTGCTTCGAACCGCGCAGTCGGCACTCGCGAATGTGCGGTTGCACGCCGGCGCGAAACGTGTGGTCGTGAGCCTGGCCGATGTCGAAGACGCGATCCGACTCGACATCGTCGACGACGGCCGCGGATTCGATGCCGGCGTCTGGGACACGGGGTCGAACCGGGTCGAACTCGGCGGATACGGGCTGCACTCGATGCGGGCCCGCCTGCGGGAGCTCGGCGGCGGGCTCGATGTGGAGAGCGCGCCCGGCGAGGGCACGGCGCTTTCCGCCCACGTGCCGCTCGGACGAACGATGGAGGAGCGATGA
- a CDS encoding response regulator, whose translation MMRSALTTLLDLEPDLTVIGGVERGDEVVAAAERLGPDVVLLDIELPGRNGLDLIAPLLEAVPGCDVVIVTTFGRPGYLARALAAGARGFLVKDDPVEQLAAAIRRVRAGERVVDPQLAAEALGASDNPLTDREADVLRASAEGATILDIAEQLFLSPSTVRNYLSNAIGKLGVRNRLEALTVARERGWL comes from the coding sequence ATGATGCGCTCGGCGCTCACGACCCTGCTCGACCTCGAACCCGATCTCACCGTCATCGGCGGGGTGGAGCGCGGCGATGAGGTGGTGGCCGCCGCCGAGCGACTCGGTCCCGACGTCGTGCTGCTCGACATCGAACTGCCCGGGCGAAACGGCCTCGACCTCATCGCACCGTTGCTCGAGGCGGTGCCGGGCTGCGACGTGGTCATCGTGACCACCTTCGGGCGGCCCGGCTATCTCGCTCGTGCGCTCGCCGCAGGTGCTCGGGGATTCCTCGTGAAGGACGACCCGGTCGAGCAGCTCGCGGCGGCGATCCGCCGGGTGCGGGCGGGCGAGCGGGTGGTCGACCCGCAACTCGCTGCCGAGGCGTTGGGTGCCAGCGACAATCCGCTCACCGACCGTGAGGCCGACGTGCTGCGTGCCTCGGCCGAGGGCGCCACCATCCTCGACATCGCCGAGCAGCTCTTCCTGTCGCCGAGCACGGTGCGCAACTACCTCTCGAACGCGATCGGCAAGCTCGGCGTGCGGAACCGCCTCGAAGCGCTCACGGTCGCTCGCGAGCGGGGATGGCTCTGA
- a CDS encoding response regulator encodes MKKTITVLLVDDHPVVRTGLRSLFERNDEVDVVGEAATGEEAVTLSDHLHPDVVLCDLRLGPGIDGVATTAALRAQDPAPAVIILTTFDRDVEIIRAIEAGAAGYLLKDVSPDTIVTSLREAAAGGMVLAPEMARRVVEGMRKPSLRLTEREIEVLRLLDQGASNREIARTLFVTEATVKTHLVHLFSKLNVESRAKAVTLARETGLI; translated from the coding sequence ATGAAGAAGACGATCACCGTGCTGCTGGTCGACGACCACCCGGTCGTCCGCACCGGCCTTCGGAGCCTCTTCGAGCGGAACGACGAGGTCGACGTCGTCGGCGAGGCCGCCACGGGCGAGGAGGCAGTCACCCTGTCGGACCACCTTCACCCCGATGTCGTGCTCTGCGATCTCCGCCTCGGGCCCGGAATCGACGGCGTCGCCACCACCGCGGCACTGCGCGCACAGGATCCGGCGCCGGCCGTCATCATCCTCACCACCTTCGACCGCGACGTCGAGATCATCCGGGCCATCGAGGCCGGCGCGGCCGGGTACCTGTTGAAGGATGTCTCACCCGACACGATCGTCACTTCCCTCCGTGAAGCCGCCGCAGGCGGAATGGTCCTGGCTCCCGAGATGGCCAGGCGCGTCGTCGAGGGCATGCGCAAGCCGAGTCTCAGACTCACCGAGCGCGAGATCGAGGTACTCCGCCTCCTTGATCAGGGAGCCTCGAATCGTGAGATCGCTCGCACCCTGTTCGTGACCGAGGCGACCGTGAAGACCCACCTCGTGCACCTGTTCTCGAAGCTCAACGTCGAGAGCAGGGCCAAGGCAGTGACCCTCGCACGCGAGACCGGACTCATCTGA
- a CDS encoding ATP-binding protein — translation MTIGTGRATARLRHPLPGSTLGAVTGQSLTPRESAVLAAIERRLNNPEIAAELFISVRTVESHIASLKRKLGAENRAQLMASAEDRRGHAASVRLPRNAFVGRDDDLATLAEQVDRHRLITVVGPGGVGKTRLALEFASHVHGERLPVIVELEHAEPGDVVARIAKALGLEAASGIDVAACIAVALATHSYLLVLDNIDRVGPAVAWAVGRIHTTAPDLRVLTTSRTPIGDDAEHIHPLAPLAADGAGAASVAMFLDRLGAHGRHGDLASPGSRGHLASRAEIDLAAEICARLDGLPLAIELAAACARHLSLAELASRLERDFATLDRAVPLGRHRTLETAFEWTWDLLTDEERDVLCRLAALPRTFDVDLAAAVTHPGAEGDVLRLLDHSMLVPAGGYPRRFRLLAVMREFVHARTDPAIVREVLERHAEYHVEIVEDFVSRARVDNSPEAQNRSVGLCPETNAALRWTLAAGHPLALTFAADLSIGIEQYGSDVDSLGSIAMAARDERVLAEASAGQLLVMGTALAYYDLQIVDELAGRALEVARAHPDDARTRLAAEHLAGLADGYSGRQESALLHLDEAERIAAELDESWELAAVHHTRGLALRGASREDAARAIAELEQAMRGYALAGDMLHASSARFNMALISAEAGLEPAQAARWAGECAEYAASIGNEHELAHAHLVQQMLQVPDAAESLDELLEAFRRLGDLRCVTRCMLLQADRAEPRGRRLLLERALEFADAGGDRANQTAIRERLTAMV, via the coding sequence GTGACCATCGGCACGGGGCGGGCGACCGCCCGGCTGCGGCATCCGCTTCCCGGGTCTACACTGGGCGCCGTGACCGGGCAGTCGCTCACGCCTCGTGAGAGCGCGGTGCTGGCCGCCATCGAGCGGCGTCTGAACAACCCCGAGATCGCCGCGGAGTTGTTCATCTCGGTGCGCACGGTCGAGAGTCACATCGCGAGCCTCAAGCGCAAGCTCGGTGCCGAGAACCGTGCACAACTCATGGCTTCGGCGGAGGACCGGCGTGGTCATGCGGCGTCGGTGCGCCTTCCACGGAACGCGTTCGTCGGCCGCGACGACGACCTGGCCACGCTCGCCGAGCAGGTCGACCGGCACCGCCTGATCACCGTCGTGGGCCCGGGCGGTGTCGGAAAGACGCGGCTCGCACTCGAGTTCGCGAGCCACGTGCACGGTGAGCGCCTGCCGGTCATCGTCGAACTCGAGCACGCCGAGCCGGGCGATGTCGTCGCCCGCATCGCGAAGGCCCTCGGCCTCGAGGCCGCCAGCGGAATCGACGTCGCCGCCTGCATCGCCGTCGCCCTGGCCACGCATTCGTACCTGCTCGTGCTCGACAACATCGACCGCGTCGGGCCGGCCGTCGCCTGGGCGGTGGGCCGAATCCATACCACCGCACCCGACCTGCGGGTGCTGACGACCTCCCGCACCCCGATCGGCGACGACGCCGAGCACATCCACCCGCTCGCCCCGCTGGCGGCCGACGGCGCGGGTGCCGCGTCGGTCGCCATGTTCCTCGACCGGCTCGGCGCACACGGGCGGCACGGCGACCTCGCATCGCCCGGATCGCGCGGCCACCTCGCCTCCCGTGCCGAGATCGACCTCGCCGCCGAGATCTGCGCCCGCCTCGACGGCCTGCCGCTCGCGATCGAGCTCGCGGCGGCGTGTGCGCGGCACCTCTCCCTCGCCGAGCTCGCGTCTCGTCTCGAGCGGGACTTCGCCACGCTCGACCGTGCTGTGCCGCTCGGGAGGCACCGCACGCTGGAGACCGCGTTCGAGTGGACGTGGGACCTGCTCACCGACGAGGAGCGCGACGTGCTCTGCCGTCTCGCTGCCCTGCCCCGAACGTTCGACGTCGATCTCGCGGCCGCCGTCACCCACCCGGGCGCGGAGGGCGACGTGCTGCGGCTCCTCGACCACTCCATGCTCGTTCCGGCCGGAGGGTATCCGCGCCGATTCCGCCTGCTCGCCGTGATGCGCGAGTTCGTGCACGCGCGCACCGATCCCGCCATCGTGCGCGAGGTGCTCGAACGGCACGCCGAATACCACGTCGAGATCGTCGAGGACTTCGTCAGCCGCGCCCGCGTCGACAACAGCCCCGAGGCGCAGAATCGATCGGTCGGCCTCTGTCCCGAAACGAACGCCGCGCTGCGCTGGACGCTCGCTGCGGGGCATCCGCTCGCCCTGACCTTCGCTGCCGACCTCTCGATCGGCATCGAGCAGTACGGATCCGACGTCGACAGCCTGGGCTCGATCGCCATGGCCGCCCGAGACGAGCGGGTGCTCGCCGAGGCATCCGCCGGGCAGCTCCTCGTCATGGGAACGGCGCTCGCCTACTACGATCTGCAGATCGTCGACGAGCTCGCGGGGCGGGCGCTCGAGGTGGCGCGCGCGCACCCCGACGACGCCCGCACACGGCTCGCGGCCGAGCATCTCGCCGGCCTCGCCGACGGATACAGCGGCCGCCAGGAGTCGGCGCTGCTGCACCTCGATGAGGCGGAGCGCATCGCCGCCGAACTCGACGAGTCCTGGGAGTTGGCGGCCGTACACCACACGCGCGGCCTCGCGCTGCGCGGCGCAAGTCGGGAGGATGCGGCGAGGGCGATCGCCGAACTCGAACAGGCGATGCGCGGCTACGCACTGGCGGGCGACATGCTGCACGCCAGCAGCGCGCGCTTCAACATGGCGCTCATCTCGGCAGAGGCAGGGCTCGAGCCCGCGCAAGCAGCACGGTGGGCGGGCGAGTGCGCAGAATACGCGGCGTCGATCGGCAATGAGCACGAGCTCGCGCACGCTCACCTGGTGCAGCAGATGCTGCAGGTTCCGGATGCCGCGGAGAGCCTCGACGAGCTGCTCGAGGCGTTCCGCCGGCTCGGCGACCTGCGCTGCGTGACGCGGTGCATGCTCCTTCAGGCGGATCGGGCGGAGCCGCGGGGCCGCAGGCTGCTGCTCGAGCGAGCGCTCGAGTTCGCCGATGCGGGCGGTGACCGCGCGAATCAGACGGCGATCCGCGAGCGCCTCACCGCGATGGTGTGA
- a CDS encoding DUF2871 domain-containing protein — translation MHKLFYAAFFYMLVGVASGLFYREFTKMNDFPEGQFTQLGLAHTHLLTLGFIVLLIVLLLEKVFTLSRSKLFAWFFWVYNAGVVLTSAMLITHGMLTVVGEESGGMIAGIAGLGHILLTAGMILLFLALRTALRAGSSAPGIPAAAEAPTA, via the coding sequence ATGCACAAGCTCTTCTACGCCGCCTTCTTCTACATGCTCGTCGGAGTGGCCTCGGGGCTGTTCTACCGCGAGTTCACCAAGATGAACGACTTCCCCGAGGGGCAGTTCACCCAACTCGGCCTCGCTCACACGCACCTGCTCACGCTCGGATTCATCGTGCTCCTGATCGTGCTGCTCCTCGAGAAGGTCTTCACGCTCTCACGCAGCAAGCTCTTCGCGTGGTTCTTCTGGGTCTACAACGCCGGCGTCGTCCTCACCTCTGCGATGCTGATCACGCACGGCATGCTGACCGTCGTCGGTGAGGAATCCGGCGGCATGATCGCCGGAATCGCCGGACTCGGCCACATCCTCCTCACGGCCGGCATGATCCTGCTCTTCCTCGCCCTGCGCACGGCGCTTCGTGCAGGCAGCAGTGCCCCCGGCATTCCGGCAGCAGCCGAGGCACCCACCGCGTAG
- a CDS encoding endonuclease/exonuclease/phosphatase family protein, with protein sequence MSTRRRLPAILAAASIGALTATALAATPATAHDWWPGSAELRVATYNLSLNRSEPGALVADLSTGTNAQAKTVAEVIQRTNPDIVLLNEFDYVEGGVAADLFRDNYLEVSQGGADPVEYPYAFVAPSNTGVPSRFDLNNDGTIGGGDDAFGFGLFEGQYGMVVLSKHPIVEDEVRTFQHFLWKDMPGALLPDDPTTPEPADWYSADELEVMRLSSKSHWDVPIEVGRTTIHVLASHPTPPTFDGPEDRNGLRNHDEIRFWADYITPWSSRYIRDDAGERGGLKLRDSFVIVGDQNADPVDGDSADAAIHQLLEHWRITDPLPTSDGAVEAAALQGGANLAHLADPAYDTADFNDNPEPGNLRADYVLPSRGLRVNDAGVFWPVQADPLSALTGTYPFPSSDHRLVWVDLRVRR encoded by the coding sequence ATGTCCACGAGACGTCGCCTGCCCGCCATCCTCGCCGCAGCCTCGATCGGCGCCCTGACCGCCACGGCCCTGGCCGCCACGCCTGCAACGGCACACGACTGGTGGCCAGGTTCCGCCGAGCTTCGCGTGGCCACCTACAACCTGTCGCTCAACCGAAGCGAGCCGGGCGCGCTCGTGGCTGATCTCAGCACGGGCACGAACGCCCAGGCCAAGACCGTGGCGGAGGTCATCCAGCGCACGAACCCCGACATCGTGCTGCTCAACGAGTTCGACTACGTCGAGGGCGGTGTCGCCGCCGACCTGTTCCGCGACAACTACCTCGAGGTCTCCCAGGGCGGCGCCGACCCGGTCGAGTACCCGTATGCGTTCGTCGCCCCGTCGAACACGGGTGTTCCGAGCCGATTCGACCTCAACAACGACGGCACGATCGGCGGCGGCGACGACGCGTTCGGATTCGGCCTCTTCGAGGGGCAGTACGGCATGGTCGTGCTCTCGAAGCACCCGATCGTCGAAGACGAGGTGCGCACGTTCCAGCACTTCCTCTGGAAGGACATGCCGGGCGCACTGCTGCCCGACGACCCGACCACGCCAGAGCCGGCCGACTGGTACTCGGCCGACGAACTCGAGGTCATGCGCCTCTCGAGCAAGTCGCACTGGGACGTGCCGATCGAGGTCGGCCGCACGACGATCCACGTGCTCGCCTCCCACCCGACGCCGCCGACGTTCGACGGCCCCGAAGACCGCAACGGCCTGCGCAATCACGACGAGATCCGCTTCTGGGCCGACTACATCACGCCGTGGTCGTCGCGGTACATCCGCGATGACGCCGGCGAGCGCGGCGGCCTGAAGCTGCGCGACTCCTTCGTGATCGTCGGCGATCAGAACGCCGACCCGGTCGACGGCGATTCAGCGGATGCCGCGATCCACCAGCTCCTCGAGCATTGGCGCATCACCGATCCGCTGCCGACCTCCGACGGGGCGGTCGAGGCAGCCGCCCTGCAAGGCGGCGCGAACCTGGCGCACCTGGCCGATCCCGCATACGACACCGCCGACTTCAACGACAACCCCGAGCCCGGAAACCTGCGTGCCGACTACGTGCTGCCGTCGCGCGGCCTCCGGGTGAACGACGCCGGCGTGTTCTGGCCCGTGCAGGCCGACCCGCTCTCGGCGCTCACGGGCACCTACCCGTTCCCGTCGAGCGACCACCGGCTCGTGTGGGTCGATCTGCGGGTGCGCCGCTGA
- a CDS encoding MMPL family transporter yields the protein MSEIRVRRSLPERLTSRRGAWVSIAVVLLAFVALFGLFGQADAPAGSDVAPPTSESAQVEEALTQFPNNDEQSVLIVAARDDGAALSDADLAALTDLVPAIDAETGLEASPPFTSDDGDAAVIQTPITVGEHNGENAETITSLRDVLAANSIDGVSLQVTGGPAFGADISAAFDGADFTLLIVTIAIVALLLILTYRSPVLWLIPLVVVAFADQLAGKVTAAVGTALDLQFDAGIISVLVFGAGTNYALLLISRYREELGKTDDHRAALASAWRATAPAIVASNLTVVIALATLVLAVIPGTRGLGISSAVGLLIALAAVLFALPPVLAVCGRRVFWPFVPRPGQTRQQGRVWHGVATRVVRRPWVALVAGAALLAVMGAGLFGTSIGLSQTEKFRVASESAAGLETLSEHFPPGEAQPMVVVTDSGETNEVINAIEDLPGIVRVTPTGDSEDGSLTKLLVTGEPAPGTQDSLDLVTDVRDAAHGITGAEALVGGPVAADLDARDGNLRDLLVIAPLVLAVSFVVLLILLRSLVAPFLLLLVNIASAVAAIGAGAWLSRVFFDQDALDLQVPLLSFLFLVALGIDYTIFLVHRAKNEAVEYGTRQGMVRAVAGTGGVITSAGIVLAAVFAALGVLPLVTLGQLGLIVGLGVIVDTLVVRTVIVPAIFSLVGDRIWWPGRAPHARRATFTPQDGESGHEDHVREPATVG from the coding sequence ATGTCTGAAATTCGGGTTCGCCGTTCCCTGCCCGAGCGCCTCACGTCTCGTCGAGGTGCCTGGGTCTCCATCGCCGTCGTGCTGCTCGCATTCGTCGCGCTGTTCGGTCTGTTCGGTCAAGCCGATGCCCCAGCGGGCTCGGATGTCGCTCCGCCGACGTCGGAGTCGGCACAGGTCGAAGAGGCGCTGACGCAGTTCCCGAACAACGACGAGCAGTCCGTGCTCATCGTGGCCGCCCGAGACGACGGTGCTGCACTCAGCGACGCCGACCTCGCCGCGTTGACGGACCTCGTGCCGGCGATCGACGCGGAGACGGGGCTCGAGGCATCGCCGCCGTTCACGAGCGACGATGGCGACGCCGCCGTCATCCAGACCCCCATCACCGTCGGCGAACACAACGGCGAGAACGCGGAGACGATCACGTCGCTCCGCGATGTGCTGGCCGCGAATTCCATCGACGGGGTGAGCCTCCAGGTGACCGGCGGCCCCGCATTCGGTGCGGATATCTCGGCCGCCTTCGACGGGGCCGATTTCACCTTGCTCATCGTGACCATCGCGATCGTCGCACTGCTGCTCATCCTGACGTACCGCTCGCCGGTGCTCTGGCTGATCCCGCTCGTCGTGGTGGCGTTCGCCGATCAGCTCGCGGGGAAGGTCACCGCTGCGGTCGGCACCGCCTTGGACCTGCAGTTCGACGCCGGCATCATCAGCGTTCTCGTGTTCGGCGCCGGAACGAACTACGCCCTGTTGTTGATCTCCCGCTACCGCGAGGAACTCGGCAAGACCGACGACCACCGTGCCGCGCTGGCCTCGGCCTGGCGAGCGACCGCGCCCGCCATCGTCGCCTCGAACCTGACCGTGGTGATCGCACTCGCCACGCTCGTGCTGGCGGTCATTCCCGGCACCCGTGGCCTCGGCATCTCCTCAGCGGTGGGGCTGCTCATCGCGTTGGCCGCGGTGCTGTTCGCCCTGCCGCCCGTCCTCGCCGTCTGCGGGCGCAGGGTCTTCTGGCCCTTCGTTCCCCGCCCGGGCCAGACCCGGCAGCAGGGGCGCGTCTGGCACGGCGTCGCGACCCGCGTGGTGCGCCGCCCCTGGGTGGCGCTCGTCGCGGGTGCCGCCCTGCTCGCGGTGATGGGCGCGGGCCTCTTCGGCACGTCGATCGGGCTCAGCCAGACCGAGAAGTTCCGCGTCGCATCCGAATCCGCAGCGGGCCTCGAGACGCTCTCCGAGCACTTCCCACCCGGCGAAGCGCAACCGATGGTCGTCGTCACCGACAGCGGCGAGACGAACGAGGTGATCAACGCCATCGAAGACCTCCCGGGCATCGTCCGGGTCACCCCGACCGGAGATTCGGAGGACGGATCACTCACGAAGCTTCTCGTCACCGGTGAACCGGCTCCGGGTACGCAGGACAGCCTCGACCTCGTCACCGATGTCCGCGATGCCGCTCACGGCATCACCGGCGCCGAAGCTCTGGTCGGCGGCCCGGTGGCCGCGGATCTCGACGCCCGCGACGGCAACCTCAGAGATCTGCTGGTCATCGCCCCGCTGGTGCTCGCGGTGAGCTTCGTCGTGCTCCTCATCCTGCTCCGCTCCCTCGTCGCGCCGTTCCTGCTGCTGTTGGTCAACATCGCGAGTGCGGTGGCTGCGATCGGAGCAGGCGCCTGGCTGAGCCGGGTGTTCTTCGACCAGGACGCACTCGACCTGCAGGTTCCGTTGCTGTCGTTCCTGTTCCTCGTCGCGCTCGGCATCGACTACACGATCTTCCTGGTGCACCGGGCGAAGAACGAAGCCGTCGAGTACGGCACCCGCCAGGGCATGGTGCGGGCCGTCGCCGGCACCGGCGGGGTGATCACGAGCGCCGGCATCGTCCTTGCCGCAGTGTTCGCCGCACTCGGGGTGCTGCCGCTCGTCACCCTCGGACAGCTCGGTCTCATCGTCGGACTCGGCGTCATCGTCGATACCCTCGTGGTACGCACGGTCATCGTGCCGGCGATCTTCAGCCTCGTGGGCGACCGGATCTGGTGGCCGGGACGTGCACCCCACGCCCGGAGAGCCACGTTCACGCCGCAGGATGGAGAATCGGGTCATGAGGATCATGTCAGGGAACCCGCAACCGTCGGATGA